Below is a genomic region from Delftia tsuruhatensis.
TGACCTCGCGGCACAGGCGCCCGGCCTTGAGCTTGGCCATGGAGGCCAGCTGGGTCATGTCGCCGCCGCCCATATGGACCTGGGCCGCGCGGTAGATCAGCGAGCGCAGCAGTTCCACCTCGGTCTTGAGTTCGGCCAGCCGGAAGTGCACGGACTGGTTGTCGAGGATGGAGCGCCCAAAGGCCTGGCGCTGGCGCGTGTATTCGATGGTGTCATGGATCACCTTGTCCAGCGCCGTCACGCGCCGAGTGGCACCGCTCAGGCGTTCCTCCTGGAACTGGCGCATCTGATAGGTGAAGCCCTTGCCCTCCTCGCCGATGCGATAGCGCTGGGGCACGCGCACGTCGTCGAAGAAGACCTGGGCCGTATCCGAGGCCCACATGCCCACCTTGCGGATCTTCTGCATGCTGATGCCGGGGCGCAGCCTGCCGTTCTCGCGCAGCGGCACGCAGATCAGCGACTTGTTGCGGTGCACATCGCCTTCGCTGGTATTGGCCAGCAGGCACATCCAGTCGGCCTGGGTGGCGTTGGTGATCCACATCTTGGAGCCGTTGATGACATAGTCGTCCCCGTCCTTGCGCGCCGTGGTCTTGAGCGAGGCCACGTCCGAACCCGCGCCCGACTCGGACACGCCCAGGCAGACCACCATGTCACCCGCCACCGTGGGCTTGAGGAACTGCTCGCGCAATGCGTCCGAACCGAAGTGCGTGAGCGCCGGCGTGGCCATGTCCGTCTGCACCGCAATGGCCATGCCCACGCCGCCGCTGCTGATGCTGCCTATGGCCTCGCAGAATGCGATCTCGTAGCTGTAGTCCAGGCCCATGCCACCGTATTCCACGGGCTTGTTCACGCCCAGCAGGCCCGCCGCGCCCAGCTTCTTGAACACCTCGTGGGCGGGGAAGATCTCGGCCGCCTCCCATTCATCGACATGGGGCTCGATCTCCCTGGCGATCAGCCTGCGCACGCTGTCTTGCAGGGCGATATGGTCGGAAGTCATCATGCTGTGCTCTCCTTGGTGGGCTGTGAACTTGCGAAGCCGGGCCCGCGCGGCATGGCGCCGCGCCACCAGGCGGGAAGGGATGGCGGGGCCGCCCTCAGCGCTCTAGAGGCGGGCCACGCCGAACTGCACGGGATGCAGGTCGCGCCGGCGCGCGCCGGCCGCCGTGGCCAGCGCCATGGCCAGCCAGGCGCGTGTCTCGCGCGGGTCGATCACGCCGTCGTCCAGCAACAGGCTGCTGGTGTGGATAGCGCCCGACTGCGAGTCGAAGGCCTGGACGATGTCCCGGTCCTGCGCATCCAGGGCCTGCGCGTCGGGCTCGGCGCCCGCGCGCCGTGCGGCGGCTTCGGCCACCATGCGCATGGTCATGGCCGCCTGCTCGCCGCCCATCACGGCCGTGCGCGCGTTGGGCCAGGAAAACAGCAGGTCGGGCCGGAAGGCGCGCCCGCACATGCCGTAGTTGCCCGCGCCATAGGAGGCGCCACACATCACCGTGAAGCGCGGCACGGGTGCATTCGACAAGGCCTGGATCAGCTTGGCACCATGCTTGATCATTCCGGCCTCCTCATGGCCGCGCCCCACCATGAAGCCCGTGATGTTCTGCAGGAAGACCAGGGGACGGCCCAGCTGGACGCACAGCTGTATGAACTGCGCGGCCTTGTTGGCGCCGTCGCTGTCCAGCGGGCCGTTGTTGGTGAGCAGGCCCAGCTCGTGCCCTTCGATGGCCGCGTAGCCGCAGACCGTCTGGGCGCCGAAGGCCTGCTTGAAGGCATGGAAGTCCGATCCGTCCACCAGCCGCGCGATGACCTCGCGCATGTCCACCGGCGTGCGCGTGTCGGCCGGCATGATCTGCAGCAGCTCCTCTGCGTCGTGGCGCGGGGGCCGCCAGGCGGGGGCTGGCGCATCGGTCCAGCCTATGCGGGCCATGATCTCGCGTACGCGCATGATGCCGTCCAGGTCGTTGTCGGCCAGGTAGTCGGCCAGGCCCGAGGTGGCGGCATGCATGTCGGCGCCGCCCAGTTCCTCGTCGCTGGCCTCCTCGCCCGTGGCGGCCTTGAGCAGCGAGGGCCCTGCTAAGTAGGCGCGGGCCTGGCCACGCACCATGACCACATAATCGGACAGCCCCGGCAGGTAGGCGCCGCCAGCCGCAGAGGAGCCATGGATCAGCGACACCACGGGCAGCCCTGCCGCCGACAGCCGCGCCAGGTTGTAGAACATGCCGCCGCCCACCAGGAAGCGCTCCACCCGGTACTTGCGCAGATTGCCGCCCGCGCTCTCCACCAGCTGGATCAGCGGGAGCTTTTGCGCCAGCGCGATCTCCTGCGCCCGCATGAGCTTTTGCCCCGTGAGCGACTGCATGGCCCCCGCGCTGATGCCCGCATCATTGACGGCCACCATGCAGCGCACGCCCGAGACATGGCCTATGCCCGTGATCAAGGCGCTGCCGGGCAGGCTGGTGGCGGGGTCCGGGTCCTCCAGGCTGCAATAGCCGGCCAGGGACATCAGTTCATGGAAAGGCCTGTCGGCATCAAGCAGGTGTGCCAGCCGCTCGCGCGGCAGCAGCTTGCCCTGGGCATGGAACTGCTGCGCCGCGCGCGCCGAACGCTGCACGGCGCGCTGCTCCAGCTGCCGCACCTCGTCCAGGCGCTCCTGCATATGGCGGCGGTTGCGCTGCGCTGCGCCTTCCAGCCCGGGGGGCTGCACTTTGGCATCCATGGCTTGTCTCCATTGCTCTGCTTATGGATGGCCATGATGTCAGAGGCTTGCGCGCAGTTCCAACAACAAGTTCAGGGCTGCAAGGATAAGAAACCCTTATGGATCGGACTCGATCGCTTCTCAGGAAATCACATTCCGGATGAAGCGCGTCACGCCTTCGTGCAAGTTCACATAAGCGTAGTCCTGGGCGCTGCCGTAGATGGCATAGTCGCCAGCCTCGATGGTCATGGGGCCTTCGCTCAGATCCACCAGCAGGCGACCCTCGATCACCACGATCATCTCGTGCCAGCCTTCCGGGTCGGGTTCGGCCTGGTAGCGTTCGCCGGGTCCCAGGGACCATGACCACAGTTGGGCCTCGCGCGTGGCGGGCACGCTGCCCAGCAGCATGGCCTGGCTTTCGGGCCGGGTGCCGCGCCAGGCCATGGCGTCCATGCGCAGGCGCTGCGCGGCCGGGTCGCTGACGATTTCGATGAAGCTGGCGCCCAGCGCGTCGGCCAGCCGGTCCAGGCTGGACAGGCTGATGTTGGTGTCGCCCCCTTCCAGCTGCACGACCATGCGCCGGCTCAGGCCTGCGGCCTCGGCCAGGGCCGCCTGGCTCAGGCCGGCACGCTGGCGCAGGCGGCGCAGGTTTTCGCTGACGAAAGCCAGGACATCGGAGCGCCCGCCAGCGCTGTGCAATATATTTCTCATATGATGTGCGCAATATGCTGCGCACGCCATCTTCCCACATTCCCTCCCCACCGCTGCCGAGCCGCCAGGAACTGGCGCTGATCGCCGTCACCATGGTCTGGGGCGGCACCTTTCTCGTGGTCCACCTGGCCATGCAGTACAGCGGGCCGCTGTTCTTCGTGGGCCTGCGCTTCGTCACGGCCGGCATCATCGGGCTGGTGGTCTTTCGCAAGGTGATGGCGGGGCTCACACGCACCGAAGTGGTGGCGGGCATGGCCATCGGCGCCAGCATCTTCCTGGGCTACGGTCTGCAGACTTTCGGCCTGCAGACCATCAGCAGCAGCAAGTCGGCCTTTCTGACCGCGCTGTATGTGCCCATCGTGCCGCTGCTGCAGTGGCTGGTCATGGGCAAGCCGCCGCGCCTGATGAGCTGGATCGGCATCGGCCTGGCCTTCACGGGCCTGTTGCTGGTGGCGGGCCCCGAATCCGGCGGGCTGGGGCTGAGCGTGGGCGAGATCGCCACCATGCTGAGCACGCTGGCGATTGCCGCCGAGGTGCTGCTGATCGGCCATTTCGCGGGCAAGGTCGATGCACGCCGCGTGACCACGGTGCAACTGCTGGCCGCTGGCGTGCTCGCGTTGCTGGCCATGCCGGTGGCGGGCGAGTCGGTGCCCGACTTCTCCTGGGTCTGGCTGGTGGCCGCCGTGGGCATGGCCTGCGCCAGCGTCATCATCCAGCTGACCATGAACTGGGCCCAGAAGTCCCTGTCGCCCACGCGCGCCACCGTGA
It encodes:
- a CDS encoding acyl-CoA dehydrogenase family protein, whose product is MMTSDHIALQDSVRRLIAREIEPHVDEWEAAEIFPAHEVFKKLGAAGLLGVNKPVEYGGMGLDYSYEIAFCEAIGSISSGGVGMAIAVQTDMATPALTHFGSDALREQFLKPTVAGDMVVCLGVSESGAGSDVASLKTTARKDGDDYVINGSKMWITNATQADWMCLLANTSEGDVHRNKSLICVPLRENGRLRPGISMQKIRKVGMWASDTAQVFFDDVRVPQRYRIGEEGKGFTYQMRQFQEERLSGATRRVTALDKVIHDTIEYTRQRQAFGRSILDNQSVHFRLAELKTEVELLRSLIYRAAQVHMGGGDMTQLASMAKLKAGRLCREVTDSCLQYWGGMGFTWDNSVSRAWRDLRLISIGGGADEIMLTIICKHMGTLPRRAD
- a CDS encoding acyl-CoA carboxylase subunit beta; its protein translation is MDAKVQPPGLEGAAQRNRRHMQERLDEVRQLEQRAVQRSARAAQQFHAQGKLLPRERLAHLLDADRPFHELMSLAGYCSLEDPDPATSLPGSALITGIGHVSGVRCMVAVNDAGISAGAMQSLTGQKLMRAQEIALAQKLPLIQLVESAGGNLRKYRVERFLVGGGMFYNLARLSAAGLPVVSLIHGSSAAGGAYLPGLSDYVVMVRGQARAYLAGPSLLKAATGEEASDEELGGADMHAATSGLADYLADNDLDGIMRVREIMARIGWTDAPAPAWRPPRHDAEELLQIMPADTRTPVDMREVIARLVDGSDFHAFKQAFGAQTVCGYAAIEGHELGLLTNNGPLDSDGANKAAQFIQLCVQLGRPLVFLQNITGFMVGRGHEEAGMIKHGAKLIQALSNAPVPRFTVMCGASYGAGNYGMCGRAFRPDLLFSWPNARTAVMGGEQAAMTMRMVAEAAARRAGAEPDAQALDAQDRDIVQAFDSQSGAIHTSSLLLDDGVIDPRETRAWLAMALATAAGARRRDLHPVQFGVARL
- a CDS encoding helix-turn-helix domain-containing protein, coding for MRNILHSAGGRSDVLAFVSENLRRLRQRAGLSQAALAEAAGLSRRMVVQLEGGDTNISLSSLDRLADALGASFIEIVSDPAAQRLRMDAMAWRGTRPESQAMLLGSVPATREAQLWSWSLGPGERYQAEPDPEGWHEMIVVIEGRLLVDLSEGPMTIEAGDYAIYGSAQDYAYVNLHEGVTRFIRNVIS
- a CDS encoding DMT family transporter; amino-acid sequence: MLRTPSSHIPSPPLPSRQELALIAVTMVWGGTFLVVHLAMQYSGPLFFVGLRFVTAGIIGLVVFRKVMAGLTRTEVVAGMAIGASIFLGYGLQTFGLQTISSSKSAFLTALYVPIVPLLQWLVMGKPPRLMSWIGIGLAFTGLLLVAGPESGGLGLSVGEIATMLSTLAIAAEVLLIGHFAGKVDARRVTTVQLLAAGVLALLAMPVAGESVPDFSWVWLVAAVGMACASVIIQLTMNWAQKSLSPTRATVIYASEPVWAGIVGRVAGDRLPGLAILGAALIVGGVLVSELKWTRRKAGTAPA